The Malassezia japonica chromosome 5, complete sequence genome contains a region encoding:
- the RET3 gene encoding Golgi-to-ER vesicle coat component (EggNog:ENOG503P183; BUSCO:EOG09264OBA; COG:U), protein MMNLTLYTTRAVLLLDSEGNRVLAKYYQPPQENGSDAPPPVPTPGLGALTAKNPYQTAKEQRALEHAVWDKARRASGDLFQYDGNLVLFKSTYDVFLVVIAPERENELMMHSFLTSLYETLSVLLQSQIDKRTILDNLDLVTLAIDESVDDGVILETDSAAVANRVTRPRPDAIEVQITEQTLLNAYSNFRDRIGQRLSGL, encoded by the exons ATGATGAACCTGACGCTGTATACGACGCGGGCGG TGCTCCTTCTCGATTCGGAAGGGAACCGGGTCCTCGCGAAATACTACCAGCCCCCCCAGGAGAACGggagcgatgcgccgcctcccGTGCCGACCCCCGGCCTTGGGGCGCTGACGGCCAAGAACCCCTACCAGACGGCCAaggagcagcgtgcgctggagcaCGCGGTGTGGGacaaggcgcgccgtgcgtctGGCGATTTGTTCCAGTACGACGGCAACCTTGTGCTATTCAAGTCGACCTACGACGTGTTCCTCGTGGTGAttgcgcccgagcgcgagaaCGAGCTGATGATGCACAGTTTTCTTACGTCGCTCTACGAAACGTTGTCTGTCCTTCTACAGAGCCAGATCGATAAGCGGACGATCCTCGACAACCTCGATTTGGTCACGCTCGCGATTGACGAGAGCGTCGACGACGG cgtcATTCTCGAGACCGacagcgccgcggtcgCGAACCGCGTGACGCGTCCTCGCCCCGACGCGATCGAGGTGCAAATCACCGAGCAGA CCCTGCTCAATGCCTACTCCAACTTCCGCGACCGCATAGGCCAGCGCCTCTCGGGCTTGTAG
- the SPC98 gene encoding Microtubule-nucleating Tub4p (gamma-tubulin) complex component (COG:Z; EggNog:ENOG503NWMG), which yields MQVVRVRDVQPGERVPRAALLERLRAKEGQSHVPEQALLRDVLYLLQGISGSHVHLRTEWQAARDDGALAHSAGQQVLRLEFDEGCGTIPAPVQDRIHRLAELGQLYVRVRDFVDAHAQASETRLITQSLCHFLASELTEYYAMVAALETQWTVLTEGGEAQPLTLQGLVQQTREPLLRMRMMSTIVESCRGVHGGALVSTIHAYTLTGDPFIRQFTSTLLDHVSRPFFRCLSRWIYDGELDDPSGEFFIALQHPEPVRRARPADEAAADEQTNAADVWHSKFVLRSDQLPSFLSEHFARKIFSTGRSLNFIRCSCGESEWAAMHASLQSTNHERTLRYSDMTGLEHAIDAVYDAANERLVHTFLHKFRLWEHLRALKEYLMLTKGDFADALMASLGPSLARPAHTIYQHNLSAALETAIRASNAQFDDPDILRRLDARSLEFSQGDTGWDTFTLEYRVESPVSAVLDASAMAGYQILFNYLWKIKRAETAVDAAWADVLDAQNRVLRDEHLGPRARLFALLQRANVRLSEMIHFVRQLQGFNQLEVIAYSWHALEQAFTQHPGDLDQLIETHRTYLHTLISNALLRGGKRSHAEQLADEVRAQLDTVLAYCAALGELTYYAAKEMERLASDLGTLESAERTLRNATERLDTAHATFAERMPAMISVLERHPNLTVRDLARRWNFNVYYRRGRDDATRTTK from the coding sequence ATGCAGGTGGTGCgggtgcgcgacgtgcagcctggcgagcgcgtcccccgcgcggcgctgctcgagcgactgcgTGCCAAGGAAGGACAATCGCATGTGCCCGAGCAGGCgttgctgcgcgacgtgctctaCCTGCTGCAAGGCATCAGCGGCAGTCATGTGCATCTGCGCACCGAGtggcaggcggcgcgcgacgacggcgcgctggcgcacagTGCGGGCCAGCAGGTGTTGCGCCTCGAGTTTGACGAGGGCTGTGGGACGATTCCTGCGCCGGTGCAGGACCGCAtccaccgcctcgccgagctcggccagctctatgtgcgcgtgcgcgactttGTCGACGCACACGCGCAGGCGAGCGAGACACGCCTCATTACGCAGAGCCTGTGCCACTTTCTCGCGTCTGAGCTCACTGAGTACTATGCGatggtcgccgcgctcgagacgcagtGGACGGTGCTGACGgagggcggcgaggcgcagccgcTGACCCTGCAAGGGCTCGTGCAGcagacgcgcgagccgctgctgcgcatgcgcatGATGAGCACGATCGTCGAgtcgtgccgcggcgtgcacggcggtgcgctcgtcTCGACGATCCACGCGTACACGCTGACCGGCGATCCGTTCATCCGCCAGTTTACCtcgacgctcctcgaccacGTCTCGCGCCCCTTTTTCCGGTGCCTGTCTCGCTGGATCTACGatggcgagctcgacgacccCTCGGGCGAGTTCTTtatcgcgctgcagcaccccgagccggtgcgccgcgcgcggcccgcggacgaggcggcggcggacgagCAGACAAACGCCGCCGACGTGTGGCATAGCAAGTttgtgctgcgcagcgaccaGCTGCCGAGTTTCCTGAGCGAGCACTTTGCGCGCAAGATTTTCTCGACCGGGCGCTCGCTCAACTTTAtccgctgcagctgcggcgagagcgagtgggcggcgatgcacgcgtcgctccaGTCGACGAACCACGAGCGGACGCTGCGGTACTCGGACATGaccggcctcgagcacgcgatcgacgcggTGTACGACGCGGCAAACGAGCGCTTGGTGCACACCTTTTTGCACAAGTTCCGCCTCTGGGAGcacctgcgtgcgctcaaAGAGTACCTGATGCTCACCAAGGGCGACtttgccgacgcgctcatggcgtcgctcggcccGAGCCTCGCGCGGCCCGCGCACACGATCTACCAGCACAACCTCtctgccgcgctcgagacggcgATCCGCGCATCGAACGCGCAGTTTGACGATCCCGATatcctgcgccgcctcgacgcgcgctcgctcgagtTCTCGCAAGGGGACACGGGCTGGGACACCTTTACGCTCGAGTACCGCGTCGAGTCGCCGGTcagcgcggtgctcgacgcgagcgccatgGCCGGCTACCAGATCCTGTTCAACTACCTGTGGAAGATTaagcgcgccgagaccgCGGTGGATGCGGCGTGGGcggacgtgctcgacgcacagaaccgcgtgctgcgcgacgagcacctcgggcCCCGCGCGCGGCTCTTTGCCTTGCTCCAGCGCGCGAATGTGCGCCTGAGCGAGATGATCCACTTTGTGCGCCAGCTGCAGGGCTTCAACCAGCTCGAGGTGATTGCCTATTCGtggcacgcgctcgagcaggcctTTACGCAGCACCCGGGCgacctcgaccagctcaTCGAGACGCACCGCACCTACCTCCATACGCTCATCTCGaacgcgctcctgcgcggcggcaagcgctcgcacgccgagcagctcgccgacgaggtacgtgcgcagctcgacacggtgcTTGCGTACTGCGCGgcactcggcgagctgacGTACTACGCCGCGAAAGAgatggagcgcctcgcctcGGACCTGggcacgctcgagtcggCGGAGCGCACGTTGCGCAACGCGACCGAGCGCCTGGACACGGCGCACGCCACgttcgccgagcgcatgccgGCCATGATcagcgtgctcgagcggcaccCGAACCTGACGGTGCGCGACCTGGCACGCCGCTGGAACTTTAATGTATACtaccgccgcggccgcgacgacgcgacgcgcactACGAAATAG
- a CDS encoding ubiquitinyl hydrolase 1 (EggNog:ENOG503NXWM; COG:T; MEROPS:MER0024827), which yields MGLATRGRDGHGTHTNRLTVPTNQISFLGDPAPQSAAVHAPVRLPASPEELDAHLHSLRDELKFSSAIPVGQWIRKADLLKRQADQHHTAGDLEEQYKCILVDLIPNEHTGYARLDKEAKARVQRNADTIQNLVSLTRDTLREVREDAMEERGPVSPQSASRGAPARPSLRTAESPPKADQRSPGTKRVSFATEEEAAAPSPTRKGLRGVLSFSGRRRNNDEAEPGPSAWPWGRTAQQAPKAKPSRFSLAPRTPDAAEAQASVPPAADEKKLKPKTSRSLLTARAPADTPLCDKTVEERAGVDHHADEKPADDHGTKDTASEARLSAPESETSPLRDETSPLARDANSLGRVSSPLGTEPALLDKQRERRERKERKERKERKERKERKEPREPREPRERKERKEPRERKEPRERHKRPEKDVPPQLAPLELPTSPIAIPMPKDSPSKHALASPHRLTGPEEKSLVSPLAKSAKGPRPLEAKPLAPMAMPASLVAVPERAPDLYTAVSQHMSPHQQQQGFVPTADAQAKSQEAVARLLGSDPPRTLDMRLRDAAASIVRTPSPLSRPQRPPGPRSTATKGRWGALFSSSQPPLPKEELPGAAEHAVLTTGTPASAVPATEAGAKLRQVVLPTALITTFLAHAEPNTRADRETCGLLLGSEREGALHVTDLVLPAQTGTSDSCTAGSEEETTALQIERGLMTLGWIHTHPSQSCFLSSLDLHTQAGYQALLDEAIAVVCAPQHQPDLGIFRLTNPPGLRYILQCTQPAPFHAHVAAADEDLPLYTDATHGHVKLDSGAGATVVIHDLR from the exons ATGGGCCTCGCGACCCGAGGCCGCGATGGCCACGGCACGCATACGAACCGGCTTACGGTGCCGACGAACCAGATCAGTTTCTTGGGCGATCCCGCGCCACAGAGTGCGGCGGTGcatgcgccggtgcgcctTCCCGCGAGTCCGGAGGAGCTCGATGCACACCTGCACTCGCTGCGGGACGAGCTTAAGTTTTCGAGTGCGATTCCGGTGGGCCAGTGGATCCGCAAGGCGGATCTGTTGAAACGGCAGGCCGACCAGCATCACACGGCTGGGGATCTCGAGGAACAGTACAAATG catcctcgtcgacctcaTTCCGAACGAGCACACGGGGTACGCACGCCTCGACAAagag GCAAAAGCACGGGTACAGCGC AACGCCGACACGATCCAGAATCTCGTCTCGCTCACAcgcgacacgctgcgcgaggtgcgcgaaGACGCCATGGAGGAGCGGGGGCCCGTGTCGCCGcagtcggcgtcgcggggggcaccggcgcgcccgtcgctgcgcaccgcagAGAGCCCCCCCAAGGCGGACCAGCGCTCGCCGGGGACGAAACGCGTCTCGTTTGCGACAGAGGAAgaggcagcggcgccgtcgccgacaCGCAAAGGACTACGCGGCGTCCTCTCCTTCTctgggcgcaggcgcaacAATGACGAGGCAGAGCCggggccgagcgcatggccgtgggggcgcacggcacagcaggcgcccaaggcgaAGCCCAGCCGCTTTTCGCTCGCACCACGCACGCCGGACGCGGcagaggcgcaggcgagcgtgccgcccgcTGCCGACGAAAAGAAGCTCAAGCCCAAGACGAGCCGCTCGTTGctgacggcgcgcgcgccggccgatACGCCGCTCTGTGACAAGACCGTCGAAGAGCGGGCCGGCGTGGACCACCATGCCGACGAGAAgcccgccgacgaccacgGCACAAAAGACACGGCGAGCGAGGCACGTCTGTCGGCTCCGGAAAGCGAGACGAGCCCGCTCAGAGACGAGACGAGTCCATTGGCACGAGACGCGAACTCGCTCGGCAGGGTGTCCAGcccgctcggcacggagCCTGCACTGCTCGACAAGCAGAGGGAGCGCAgggagcgcaaggagcgcaaggagcgcaaggagcgcaaggagcgcaaggaacGCAAAgagccgcgcgagccgcgcgagcctcgagagcgcaaggagcgcaaggagccgcgcgagcgcaaggagccCCGAGAGCGGCACAAGCGCCCCGAAAAAGacgtgccgccgcagctcgcccccctcgagctgccgacgtcgcccaTCGCGATCCCGATGCCGAAGGACTCGCCGAGCAAGCACGCACTCGCATCGCCGCACCGCCTGACGGGCCCCGAGGAAAAGAGCCTCGTGAGCCCGCTGGCCAAGTCGGCGAAAGGGCCCCGTCcgctcgaggccaagcCTCTTGCTCCCATGGCGATGCCTGCATCGCTTGTCGCGGTGCCTGAGCGCGCGCCCGACCTATACACGGCCGTGTCGCAGCACATGTCGCCGCATCAGCAACAGCAAGGCTTTGTCCCAACGGCCGATGCGCAGGCCAAGTCGCAAGAGGCCGTagcgcgcctgctcggctcGGATCCGccccgcacgctcgacatgcgcctgcgcgatgCTGCCGCGTCGATCGTGCGTACGCCGTCGCCCCTCTCGCGCCCCCAGCGCCCCCCCGGCCCACGGAGCACGGCGACAAAAGGGCGCTGGGGCGCGCTCTTTTCCTCCAGCCAGCCCCCCCTGCCGAAGGAGGAGCTGCCGGGGGCGGCGGAGCATGCGGTGCTCAcgaccggcacgcccgcctcggcggtgcccgcgaccgaggccggcgcgaAGCTGCGGCAGGTCGTCCTGCCGACGGCCCTTATCACCACTTTCCTCGCGCATGCTGAGCCCAACACCCGCGCGGACCGCGAGACGTGCGGCCTTTTGCTAgggagcgagcgcgagggcgCACTGCACGTCACCGACCTCGTGCTCCCTGCCCAGACCGGCACGAGCGACTCGTGCACGGCCGGGAGCGAGGAAGAGACGACCGCGCTGCAGATTGAGCGTGGCCTAATGACCCTCGGCTGGATCCACACGCACCCGTCGCAGAGCTGCTTCCTCTCCTCGCTCGATCTGCACACCCAGGCGGGCtaccaggcgctgctcgacgaggccatCGCCGTGgtctgtgcgccgcagcaccaGCCTGATCTGGGCATCTTTCGGCTGACGAATCCGCCGGGCCTCCGGTACATTCTGCAGTGCAcgcagcctgcgccgtTCCACGCGCAtgtggccgcggcggatgAGGACCTGCCGCTGTACACCGATGCGACGCACGGACATGTCAAGCTGGAtagcggcgcgggcgccacGGTGGTCATTCACGACCTGCGCTAG
- a CDS encoding uncharacterized protein (EggNog:ENOG503NU8H; COG:Q): protein MSLENSLPTPPAKGNVSYVLQEIEKTVFEDRPVAELQPNEVRVNIRQTGLCGSDCHYKSHGRIGDFILRAPMVLGHESSGIVTAVGAAVTDRKVGDRVALEPGVPCCACARCLAGDYNQCEKLVFAATPPYDGTLATYYNLHAAFAHPIPDAMSLEAASLMEPLSVAVHAAVSRGGVRALENVLVFGAGPVGLLAAAVARAYGAKRVVSVDIVDEKLAFAQEFCATSTFKPSPPHANEAGMECSRRNARELIDSLGEDVAANDGFDLALEATGAQSCMQTACFATRPLGRIVSIGMGNPEIVLPITYILVREVQLLGSFRYAAGDYDKSIALAATGKVDVTRLVTHRYLFHDADKAFEATARGKGEDGKSCIKVQICQGAAK from the exons ATGTCTCTGGAAAACAgcctgccgacgccgcccgccaAGGGCAACGTCTCGTACGTGCTGCAAGAGATCGAAAAGACCGTGTTTGAGGACCGCCCCgtggccgagctgcagccgAACGAGGTGCGCGTCAACATCCGCCAGACCGGTCTGTGCGGCTCCGACTGCCACTACAAGTCGCACGGGCGCATTGGCGACTTTAtcctgcgcgcgccgatggTGCTCGGCCACGAGTCGTCCGGCATCGTcacggccgtcggcgcggcggtgacCGACCgcaaggtcggcgaccgcgtcgcgctcgagcccggcgtgccgtgctGTGCGTGTGCGCGCTGCCTGGCGGGCGACTACAACCAATGCGAGAAGCTGGTGTTTGccgccacgccgccgtacgacggcacgctcgcgacgtACTACAACCTGCACGCGGCGTTTGCGCACCCCATACCCGACGCAATGTCCCTCgaggccgcgtcgctgatGGAGCCGCTCAGCGTCGCGGTCCACGCGGCGgtgtcgcgcggcggcgtgcgtgcgctcgagaacGTGCTCGTCTTTGGCGCAGGACCggtcggcctgctcgccgcggcggtcgcgcggGCCTACGGCGCTAAGCGCGT CGTGTCTGTCGACATTGTCGACGAAAAGCTCGCGTTTGCGCAGGAGTTCTGTGCGACGTCGACCTTTAAGCCCTCGCCGCCCCACGCGAACGAGGCCGGGATGGAGTGCTCGCGCCGcaacgcgcgcgagctcatcgactcgctcggcgaggacgtcGCGGCGAACGATGGCTTCGACCTGGCGCTGgaggcgaccggcgcgcagTCGTGCATGCAGACCGCGTGCTTCGCCACACGTCcgctcggccgcatcgTCTCG ATCGGCATGGGCAACCCCGAGATCGTGCTGCCGATCACCTACATCCtggtgcgcgaggtgcagctcctcggctCGTTCCGCtacgcggccggcgactACGACAAGTcgatcgcgctcgcggcgacCGGCAAGGTCGACGTGACGCGCCTCGTTACGCACCGCTACCTCTTCCACGACGCGGACAAGGCCTTTGAGgcgaccgcgcgcggcaaggGCGAGGACGGCAAGTCGTGCATCAAGGTGCAGATCTGCCAGGGCGCGGCCAAGTAG
- the RHB1 gene encoding GTP-binding protein (EggNog:ENOG503NYZW; COG:S): MASNSAQNLRKKRKIAVLGSRSVGKSSLVVRFVEDAFVDSYYPTIENVFEKTIKYKGQEFYCDIVDTAGQDEYSILNSKHAIGIHGYVLVYSIASRASFEMIQTVYDKILNYTGTATIPCVLVGQKSDLHAQRQVPEAEGKELAQQLKCGWVETSARHNTNVAKVFELMIGEIEKSSSPTGAEPQPSKCCVM; the protein is encoded by the exons ATGGCGTCGAACAGTGCGCAGAACCTGCGCAAGAAGCGAAAGATTGCCGTGCTTGGCTCGCGGTCCGTGG GCAAATCTTCGTTGGTCGTGCGCTTTGTCGAGGATGCGTTTGTCGACTCGTACTACCCCACGATTGAGAATGTGTTTGAAAAGACGATCAAGTACAAAGGCCAAGAGTTCTACTGCGACATTGTCGACACGGCCGGGCAGGACGAGTACTCGATTTTGAACTCGAAGCATGCGATCGGTATCCACGGCTACGTGCTCGTGTACTCGATCGCGTCGCGGGCCTCGTTCGAGATGATCCAGACGGTCTACGACAAGATCCTCAACTACACTGGCACGGCGACCATCCCGTGCGTGCTCGTGGGCCAGAAGAGCGATCTGCACGCGCAGCG CCAAgtgcccgaggccgagggcaaggagctcgcgcagcagctcaagTGCGGCTGGGTCGAGACCAGTGCGCGGCACAATACCAACGTCG CCAAGGTGTTTGAGTTGATGATTGGTGAGATCGAAAAGTCGTCAAGCCcgaccggcgccgagcctCAGCCGAGCAAGTGCTGTGTTATGTAG
- a CDS encoding uncharacterized protein (COG:S; EggNog:ENOG503P8TA): MGAAAGRAYARPAARPLTQHAAPVGRQRSERLATLYGALARAEPAAVYDAFLGVEEAKTPLAAAEYRHILQVLLEAQPTTRQTTDQILVLVEHVKRAQRMYAQATSPNDVLVRDELTALLQDAYLWNTLLSSARGRQRRTPPSLLLELLDLFIAAEQSAGGGRGTRKEGEEDGLQALYRAGISNAGVPSDVPSDVPSDVPSDVPSDVRSDVPSDVPSDLPRAMPSDAPNTMPGGAPSPDSTSTAPFTTETTVSFNILLHAIARSASGAPNRQQKPLSSLAAVRRELAAGRYTRADAISFFRLVWRRLCEAGTPSAASWAIRALFFAQLEHEQGMHDCMRAMVAAGACSTASVNTALGAYAARHRDASADLCAVYEALRYNQLLDELRRVGHAARPPAQSDPAVRRVLGVDAVPPDVLPDRATYALLVRLLTQRGDLSGALRVLHDMVVTPSAPPTTSLPRPYVSLGESDAHGMAPSVDVYHAFFSAFAKYGVPADVRQRGAAPHEWEWAAPDTLWNVHTLAELFEGYLRVDPLHTPPRRSRRRPSQAPAPTPHQLYQVLLALQRVGHGHHAWVF; encoded by the exons ATgggggccgcggcggggcgtGCATACGCacgccccgccgcgcgccccTTGACGCAGCATGCCGCGCCGGTggggcggcagcgcagcgagcgcctcgcgacgctctacggcgcgctcgcgcgggccgagccggcggccgtcTATGACGCATTTCTgggcgtcgaggaggccaagacgccgctcgccgccgccgagtaCCGCCATATCCTGcaggtgctgctcgaggcacAGCCGACCACGCGCCAGACCACCGACCAGATCCTTGtgctggtcgagcacgtAAAGCGCGCACAACGCATGTATGCGCAGGCCACGTCGCCCAACGATGTGCTGGTGCGCGATGAGCTGACTGCGCTTTTGCAGGATGCCTACCTGTGGAACACGCTgctgtcgagcgcgcgtgggcggcagcggcggacgccgccgagtttgctgctcgagctACTCGATCTGTTTattgccgccgagcagagTGCAGGGGGAGGGCGCGGGACAAGGAAAGAAGGGGAGGAGGATGGGCTCCAGGCCCTTTACCGTGCAGGGATATCGAATGCAGgggtgccgagcgacgtgccgagTGACGTGCCGAGTgacgtgccgagcgacgtgccgagTGACGTACggagcgacgtgccgagcgacgtgccgagcgaTCTACCAAGGGCAATGCCAAGCGACGCGCCAAATACCAtgccaggcggcgcgccaagcCCCGactcgacgagcaccgccCCTTTCACCACCGAAAC CACCGTCTCGTTCAATATCCTGCTGCATGCCAttgcacgcagcgcctctgGCGCGCCGAACCGCCAACAAAAGCCCTTGTCGTCTCTCGCCGCcgtccgccgcgagctcgcggcggggcgctatacccgcgccgacgccatCTCCTTCTTTCGCCTCGTCTGGCGCCGCCTGTGCGaggccggcacgccgtcggccgcctcgtgGGCGATCCGTGCCCTGttctttgcgcagctcgagcacgagcaaGGCATGCACGACTGCATGCGGGCGATggtcgctgccggcgcatgctcgacggcctcggTGAATacggcgctcggtgcgtacgccgcgcggcaccgcgATGCGTCGGCGGACCTGTGCGCCGtgtacgaggcgctgcgctacAACCAGcttctcgacgagctgcggcgtgtCGGCCATGCTGCGCGCCCCCCCGCGCAGTCCGAtccggcggtgcggcgcgtgcttggcgtcgacgccgtccCCCCCGACGTGCTGCCCgaccgcgcgacgtacgcgctGCTAGTGCGCCTGCTTacccagcgcggcgacctgagcggcgcgctgcgtgtgctgcaCGACATGGTCgtcacgccgagcgcgcctcCTACGACCTCCCTCCCCCGCCCGTACGTATCGCTGGGCGAGTCGGATGCCCATGGCATGGCGCCGAGTGTCGACGTGTACCATGCGTTCTTTTCCGCCTTTGCCAAgtacggcgtgccggccgacgtgcggcagcgcggcgcggcgccgcacgagtGGGAGTGGGCCGCCCCCGACACGCTCTGGAACGtgcacacgctcgccgagctcttTGAGGGCTACCTGCGTGTGGACCCCCTTCATACCCCCccccggcgctcgcggcggcggccgagccaggcgcctgcgcccacGCCGCACCAGCTGTACCAGGtgctgcttgcgctgcagcgcgtcggccacgGGCACCACGCGTGGGTCT TTTGA
- the GYP8 gene encoding GTPase-activating protein gyp8 (EggNog:ENOG503NYCP; COG:T; TransMembrane:1 (o371-392i); BUSCO:EOG092642UD) — MAEWAAQAAAHGGWDAAGVRRRDAWLALLGAACDTPETCPQAMLPSRAALAAHRDEGQVALDVKRSFSMYDVHDRERRRVQLHAVVCGTLRRYPALHYYQGFHDLASVVLLTLSGDEGEGVWPDDRTATTAQLAVDCIALHVVRDAMAANLEPVLGQLKIVRKVLRAADLPYALALERAFMPSQMVVALSWVLTLLTHEIADVHSAQCILDYVFTHGPGSILYISAVLLLQHKEAVADAAHGEIEAMDMAQLHHTLAKVPPLDTDASRHEVLAAADALQRAYPLACPAVHAPRILASCSVLFTETPHMSTDARALEIAALPASALVLDIEMTPQVPDVWAEKQSARVARVPRALVLRRLLPHLARRHPHPLFFLSSLSLLLGGSLLSVLLALRLPP, encoded by the exons ATGGCGGAatgggcggcgcaggccgcggcgcacggcggctgggacgcggcgggcgtgcgACGTAGGGATGCATG gctcgcgctgctgggcgctgcgtgcgacaCGCCCGAGACGTGCCCCCAGGCGATGCTGCCGAgccgagctgcgctcgcagcgcaccgagacGAGGGGCAGGTCGCGCTGGACGTCAAGCGCAGCTTTTCCATGTACGACGTGCAcgaccgcgagcggcggcgtgtaCAGCTACATGCGGTCGTCTGCgggacgctgcgcaggtACCCCGCACTGCACTACTACCAAGGCTTTCACGACCTCGCCTCGGTCGTCCTCCTGACGCTCTCTGgggacgagggcgagggcGTGTGGCCCGACGACCgcaccgcgacgaccgcgcagctcgctgtCGACTGCATTGCACtgcacgtcgtgcgcgacgcgatggCCGCCAACCTCGAGCCGGTGCTCGGCCAGCTAAAGATTGTGCGGAAAGTCTTGCGTGCGGCCGACCTGCCCTatgcgcttgcgcttgaGCGCGCGTTTATGCCGTCGCAGATGGTCGTCGCCCTCTCGTGGGTCCTCACACTGCTCACGCACGAAATCGCCGACGTGCACAGCGCACAGTGCATCCTCGACTACGTCTTTACGCACGGCCCCGGGAGCATTCTGTACATAAGCGCCGTGCTCCTCCTCCAGCACAAAGAGGCCgtggccgacgcggcgcacggcgagatcgaggcgatggacatggcgcagctgcaccacACCCTTGCCAAGGTCCCCCCACTGGAcacggacgcgtcgcggcacgaggtgctcgcggccgccgatgcgctgcagcgcgcctaCCCCCTCGCGTGCCCCGCCGtgcacgcgccgaggatcCTTGCGAGCTGCAGTGTGCTCTTTACCGAGACACCCCACATGTCTAcggatgcgcgcgcgctcgagatcgcggcgctgcccgcCAGTGCGCTGGTGTTGGACATTGAAATGACGCCCCAAGTGCCCGACGTGTGGGCCGAAAAgcagagcgcgcgcgtcgcgcgcgtcccccgcgcgctcgtgctgcgccgcctcctcccccacctcgcgcggcggcatcCGCACCCCCTCTTTTTCCTCtcctcgctctcgctgctgctcggcggcagTCTCCTGTcggtgctcctcgcgctgcgcctcccCCCGTAG